The following coding sequences are from one Selenomonas sputigena ATCC 35185 window:
- the tpiA gene encoding triose-phosphate isomerase: MARRPIIAGNWKMNNTIAEGVALVKELMPLVKDAKDVDVVACPTATALAAVAEAVKGSNIHIGAQNVHWEKSGAYTGEISTDMLKEIGVDYCVLGHSERREYFGETDEGVNKRAKAAFAAGITPIICCGEPLEIREANTYIDFVTKQIKAALDGFSADEAAQLVIAYEPIWAIGTGKTATFEQAEEVCAAIRATVAEVFNKDAAEGIRIQYGGSVKPATIAGLMEKPNVDGALVGGASLKAKDFSEIVKF, translated from the coding sequence ATGGCAAGAAGACCCATCATCGCAGGCAACTGGAAGATGAACAATACGATCGCCGAGGGCGTAGCGCTCGTCAAGGAGCTCATGCCGCTCGTGAAGGATGCAAAGGATGTCGATGTCGTCGCTTGCCCGACGGCAACGGCGCTCGCCGCTGTGGCAGAAGCCGTCAAAGGCTCGAACATCCACATCGGCGCACAGAACGTGCATTGGGAGAAGAGCGGCGCCTATACGGGCGAGATTTCGACGGATATGCTCAAGGAGATCGGCGTCGACTACTGCGTGCTCGGCCACTCCGAGCGCCGCGAGTACTTCGGCGAGACGGACGAGGGAGTCAACAAGCGCGCCAAAGCGGCTTTTGCTGCGGGCATCACGCCGATCATCTGCTGCGGCGAACCGCTTGAGATCCGCGAGGCGAACACCTACATCGACTTCGTGACGAAGCAGATCAAGGCGGCGCTCGACGGCTTCTCCGCCGACGAGGCCGCGCAGCTCGTCATCGCCTACGAGCCGATCTGGGCGATCGGCACGGGCAAGACGGCGACGTTCGAGCAGGCGGAGGAAGTCTGCGCCGCCATTCGCGCGACGGTCGCCGAGGTGTTCAATAAGGACGCGGCGGAAGGCATCCGCATCCAGTACGGCGGCAGCGTCAAGCCCGCAACGATCGCAGGACTCATGGAGAAGCCGAACGTCGACGGCGCTCTCGTCGGCGGCGCATCGCTCAAGGCGAAGGACTTCAGCGAGATCGTGAAATTCTGA
- a CDS encoding phosphoglycerate kinase, whose protein sequence is MNKKTIKDIDVKGKKVFVRVDYNVPFDDKMNITNDTRMVRTLPTLNHLLDGGAALILACHIGRPTEAKEEKFSTKHLVKHLSELLKKDVKWASDCVGPEAEKAAADLKPGEVLLLENLRYHKEEKKNDPAFAKQLASLADIAVDDAFGVAHRAHASNVGIASDLETVAGFLMEKEINYIGKTLEAPAHPFVAIIGGAKVSDKIGVISNMIEKVDTIIIGGGMAHTFDAAKGLAIGDSLCEPDKMDLAKELLEKAKAKGVKVILPLDVAVANMFPLADEAKFASEGKTKVVDVDKVEDGWQALDSGPKTSEAYVEALNGAKTIIWNGPMGVFECDEFAKGTLAVAKAVADATEAGATSIVGGGDSIAALKKTGLSDKISHISTGGGATLEFLEGKVLPGIAAIAEK, encoded by the coding sequence ATGAACAAGAAGACGATCAAGGATATCGACGTAAAGGGCAAGAAGGTCTTCGTGCGCGTCGATTACAATGTGCCGTTCGACGACAAGATGAATATCACGAACGACACGCGCATGGTGCGCACGCTGCCGACGCTCAACCATCTCTTGGACGGCGGCGCGGCGCTGATTCTCGCGTGCCACATTGGTCGCCCGACGGAGGCGAAGGAAGAGAAGTTCTCGACGAAGCATCTCGTCAAGCATCTTTCGGAACTTCTGAAGAAGGACGTGAAGTGGGCATCCGACTGCGTCGGCCCTGAAGCGGAGAAGGCAGCTGCGGACTTGAAGCCAGGCGAGGTTCTGCTCCTCGAAAACCTGCGCTATCACAAGGAAGAGAAGAAGAATGATCCCGCTTTCGCCAAGCAGCTCGCCTCGCTGGCGGACATCGCCGTTGACGACGCCTTCGGCGTCGCGCATCGCGCTCATGCCTCGAACGTCGGCATCGCTTCCGATCTTGAAACGGTCGCAGGTTTCCTCATGGAAAAGGAGATCAACTACATCGGCAAGACGCTCGAAGCGCCCGCGCATCCTTTCGTCGCCATCATCGGCGGCGCGAAGGTCTCGGACAAGATCGGCGTCATCAGCAACATGATCGAGAAGGTCGACACGATCATCATCGGCGGCGGCATGGCGCACACGTTCGACGCGGCCAAGGGGCTCGCGATCGGCGATTCGCTGTGCGAGCCGGATAAGATGGATCTCGCGAAGGAACTTCTCGAAAAGGCGAAGGCGAAGGGCGTCAAGGTCATCCTGCCGCTCGACGTCGCCGTCGCGAACATGTTCCCGCTCGCTGACGAGGCGAAGTTTGCCTCTGAGGGCAAGACGAAGGTCGTCGATGTCGACAAGGTGGAGGACGGCTGGCAAGCGCTCGACAGCGGCCCGAAGACGTCGGAGGCGTATGTCGAAGCGCTGAACGGCGCGAAGACGATCATCTGGAACGGCCCCATGGGCGTCTTCGAGTGCGACGAGTTCGCCAAGGGCACGCTCGCAGTCGCGAAAGCCGTCGCCGATGCGACGGAGGCGGGCGCGACGAGCATCGTCGGCGGCGGTGATTCCATCGCGGCGCTGAAGAAGACGGGGCTTTCGGACAAGATCTCGCACATCTCGACGGGCGGCGGCGCGACGCTGGAGTTCCTTGAGGGCAAGGTCTTGCCGGGCATCGCGGCGATTGCCGAGAAGTAA
- the gap gene encoding type I glyceraldehyde-3-phosphate dehydrogenase, whose protein sequence is MAVKVAINGFGRIGRLAFRQMFDAEGYEVVAINDLTDPKMLAHLLKYDSTQGKYEYADQVEAGADSITVKGKKINIYKEADASKIPWGKHDVDVVLECTGFYTSKEKASAHLAAGAKKVVISAPAGNDLPTVVFNVNHKILKPEDKVISAASCTTNCLAPMAKGLNDLAPIQSGIMATIHAYTGDQMTLDGPQRKGDLRRSRAAAVNIVPNSTGAAKAIGLVIPELKGKLIGAAQRVPTPTGSTTLLFAVVKGEVTVEQINAQMKKEATESYGYNEDEIVSSDIIGMRYGSLFDATQTMVSPIGDGNTQVQVVSWYDNENSYTSQMVRTIKYFAELK, encoded by the coding sequence ATGGCAGTAAAAGTAGCGATCAATGGTTTCGGACGTATCGGCCGCCTCGCGTTTCGTCAGATGTTTGATGCAGAGGGCTATGAAGTCGTAGCCATCAACGATCTCACGGACCCCAAGATGCTCGCGCACCTCTTGAAGTACGATTCGACGCAGGGCAAGTACGAATATGCCGACCAGGTGGAAGCCGGTGCGGATTCCATCACGGTTAAGGGAAAGAAGATCAACATCTACAAGGAAGCCGATGCTTCGAAGATTCCTTGGGGCAAGCATGACGTCGACGTCGTGCTTGAATGCACGGGCTTCTATACCTCGAAGGAAAAGGCTTCGGCGCATCTCGCCGCCGGCGCGAAGAAGGTCGTCATCTCGGCGCCTGCCGGCAACGATCTGCCGACTGTCGTCTTCAACGTTAACCACAAGATTCTGAAGCCCGAGGACAAGGTCATTTCGGCGGCTTCTTGCACGACGAACTGCCTCGCTCCGATGGCGAAGGGGCTCAACGACCTCGCGCCGATCCAGAGCGGCATCATGGCGACGATTCATGCCTACACGGGCGATCAGATGACTTTGGACGGCCCGCAGCGCAAGGGTGATCTGCGCCGCAGCCGTGCCGCTGCCGTCAACATTGTACCGAACTCGACGGGCGCGGCGAAGGCGATCGGCCTCGTCATCCCCGAGCTCAAGGGCAAGCTCATCGGCGCTGCGCAGCGCGTCCCGACTCCTACGGGTTCGACGACGCTTCTCTTCGCTGTCGTCAAGGGCGAAGTCACGGTCGAGCAGATCAACGCGCAGATGAAGAAGGAAGCGACGGAGTCCTACGGCTACAACGAGGATGAGATCGTATCGAGCGACATCATCGGCATGCGCTACGGCTCGCTCTTCGATGCGACGCAGACGATGGTCAGCCCCATCGGTGACGGCAACACGCAGGTGCAGGTTGTTTCGTGGTACGACAACGAGAACAGCTACACGAGCCAGATGGTTCGCACGATCAAGTACTTTGCTGAACTGAAGTAA
- a CDS encoding Panacea domain-containing protein: MANVFDAARYILLKTGEISTWKLQKLCYYAQAWTLAWTGKPLFPEDFEAWRNGPVCRPLFARHKGMYSVTEDFLPDGNIDALTADEKDSIDTVLSAYGAMEPYQLRAQTHAETPWKAARGSLDEMAFSDSVISKEAIGAYYGAL; the protein is encoded by the coding sequence ATGGCGAATGTATTCGATGCAGCAAGGTATATCTTGCTCAAGACAGGCGAAATCAGTACATGGAAGCTTCAGAAGCTCTGCTACTATGCGCAGGCGTGGACGCTTGCCTGGACGGGGAAGCCGCTTTTTCCCGAAGACTTCGAGGCGTGGCGCAACGGGCCGGTATGCCGGCCGCTTTTCGCGCGCCACAAAGGCATGTACTCTGTCACGGAAGATTTCCTGCCGGATGGAAATATTGACGCTTTGACCGCAGACGAAAAGGACAGCATCGACACGGTTCTCTCCGCATACGGTGCCATGGAGCCCTATCAGCTGCGCGCGCAGACGCACGCCGAAACACCGTGGAAGGCCGCGCGCGGATCGCTGGACGAAATGGCGTTCAGCGATTCCGTCATCTCCAAGGAAGCCATCGGTGCGTATTATGGGGCTCTTTGA
- a CDS encoding PHP domain-containing protein, whose amino-acid sequence MLLSGDGMRCDTADVKRVELSVHTQMSEMESVLSVRELLRTAAAWGWKAVAVTDHDVVQVFPDAMKIAARLGVKVIYGMDGSMAQEDGKESIPYRISMLAKNKKGLLHLYELVTLSHRNVFHHQPHIPKRVFHELREGLLLGSAGAEGGLVRAIAAAKSDDEILAIANFYDYLEIQPAENYVGLIADETFSCIQSEEDVRNIHRKIVEISKRTGKILVATGDVHYLNPEDAFCRRVLLNAAGKKDDDTQSSRFLRTTEEMLQNFSHLGKEAAYEAVITGSNRIADLMDEIDPSYEKCLPQIPHAHDIIKSMSYDKATELYGRNLPRIVQERLEQELAVILEHEYSSLYLLPQKLVQKAHEDGHITCTNGSIGASLAAHLIGITEVNPLPPHWRCAKCQYSQFITDGSVASGFNLQANICPQCGETLLGDGHDIPYAALVGFDGSRQPDIVMSYPDSYRSIAAENIEKVWERVRVYPAGTIETISYDEAVAYIQNALDTTDRIPVGIPMQDVAEQCVGTKKAMGINDSAFIILPEDAEPGFFLPLQDVSDQEGHTYRIPHFSYQNLTNHFLKLNLLRYFVLSLLEKLERGTGCSLSNIPFDDPSAISLFRKADTVGIPEFHSPKVRQMLQELQPRFFSELVKISAFSHGTGAWEGNAQKLISRGVCTLNEVAATRDDVMMYLIRKGIDPLRAFQIMESVRKGNGILPKTIKILQEKGVPSWYIQSCQKMGYMFPRAHVVDHVMSNYRLAYYKAHHPQEFYRAYIETMADASDLAVIKSGETAIKERLSIYTDTESFEESSNGKIELLELALEMCMRGHHLRPHFYDEDLKSF is encoded by the coding sequence ATGCTACTTTCTGGCGATGGCATGAGGTGCGATACAGCCGATGTCAAAAGGGTTGAACTCAGTGTTCATACGCAAATGAGCGAAATGGAGTCCGTACTCTCTGTGCGAGAACTCCTTCGCACGGCTGCCGCTTGGGGTTGGAAGGCAGTAGCCGTTACCGACCACGACGTTGTGCAGGTATTTCCCGATGCCATGAAAATTGCCGCACGTCTTGGCGTAAAGGTTATTTACGGTATGGACGGATCTATGGCGCAGGAAGATGGCAAGGAGTCCATTCCCTATCGGATTTCTATGTTAGCGAAGAATAAAAAAGGCCTGCTCCATTTGTATGAACTGGTAACTCTGTCGCACAGGAATGTTTTTCATCATCAGCCCCATATTCCGAAACGCGTATTCCATGAACTTCGAGAGGGCTTGCTGCTCGGCTCGGCGGGCGCGGAGGGGGGACTCGTTCGGGCAATCGCAGCCGCCAAGAGCGATGATGAAATTTTAGCCATCGCCAATTTTTACGATTACCTGGAAATTCAGCCTGCGGAAAATTATGTCGGTTTAATTGCAGATGAAACTTTCTCCTGCATTCAATCCGAGGAAGATGTGAGGAACATCCATCGGAAAATCGTCGAAATCTCCAAGAGAACCGGTAAAATCTTAGTCGCGACGGGTGACGTGCATTACTTGAACCCGGAGGATGCGTTCTGCCGCAGAGTGCTCCTAAACGCTGCCGGTAAAAAAGACGATGACACCCAGTCATCACGTTTTCTTCGTACGACAGAAGAAATGCTTCAAAACTTTAGCCATCTTGGAAAAGAAGCCGCCTATGAGGCTGTGATCACAGGTTCGAACCGCATCGCGGATTTGATGGATGAGATAGACCCATCGTATGAAAAATGTCTTCCCCAAATTCCCCATGCGCATGATATCATCAAATCCATGTCTTACGACAAGGCAACCGAATTATATGGTAGAAATCTGCCGCGAATTGTGCAGGAACGATTGGAGCAGGAACTTGCCGTCATCCTTGAACATGAATATTCGTCGCTGTATTTGCTGCCGCAAAAACTTGTGCAAAAAGCGCATGAAGATGGTCACATCACCTGTACGAACGGCTCGATCGGTGCTTCTTTGGCAGCGCATCTGATCGGGATAACGGAAGTCAATCCGCTCCCTCCGCATTGGCGTTGCGCAAAATGTCAATACAGCCAATTCATCACAGATGGTTCCGTAGCTTCCGGTTTTAATTTGCAGGCGAACATTTGCCCCCAATGCGGAGAAACACTCCTGGGCGATGGACACGATATCCCCTATGCCGCTCTTGTTGGCTTTGATGGGAGCAGACAGCCTGATATCGTCATGAGTTATCCAGATTCGTATCGTTCCATTGCAGCCGAAAATATCGAAAAAGTATGGGAGCGTGTCCGAGTTTATCCGGCTGGAACCATCGAAACGATATCCTATGATGAAGCCGTGGCATATATCCAAAACGCTCTTGATACAACGGATCGCATTCCCGTGGGAATCCCCATGCAGGATGTGGCGGAACAATGTGTTGGCACGAAAAAAGCGATGGGAATCAACGATTCGGCTTTCATCATACTCCCTGAGGATGCAGAACCCGGCTTCTTTCTTCCTCTTCAAGATGTGAGCGATCAGGAAGGTCATACATATCGAATCCCCCATTTTTCCTACCAAAATCTCACCAATCATTTTCTTAAACTCAATCTGCTGCGTTATTTTGTACTCTCTCTCCTCGAAAAATTAGAGCGCGGCACAGGCTGCAGTCTTTCGAATATTCCCTTCGATGACCCTTCCGCCATCTCTTTATTCCGGAAAGCCGATACCGTTGGCATCCCCGAATTTCACTCTCCCAAGGTTCGTCAAATGCTGCAGGAATTGCAGCCGAGATTCTTTAGTGAACTGGTCAAAATTTCCGCTTTTTCTCATGGAACCGGAGCATGGGAAGGAAATGCACAGAAACTGATTAGCCGAGGCGTATGCACGTTGAACGAAGTCGCTGCAACTCGTGATGATGTCATGATGTACTTGATACGAAAGGGAATCGACCCGCTGCGTGCTTTTCAAATCATGGAATCCGTGCGAAAGGGGAATGGCATCCTTCCCAAAACCATAAAAATTCTGCAGGAAAAAGGTGTTCCCTCTTGGTATATTCAATCTTGTCAAAAAATGGGATATATGTTTCCTCGTGCTCATGTCGTGGATCATGTCATGTCGAATTATCGTCTGGCGTATTACAAGGCGCATCATCCGCAGGAATTTTATCGAGCATATATTGAAACCATGGCTGATGCGTCTGATCTGGCAGTCATAAAATCAGGGGAAACGGCTATAAAAGAGCGCCTCTCAATTTATACGGACACGGAAAGTTTCGAGGAATCGAGCAACGGCAAAATTGAACTTTTGGAGCTTGCATTGGAGATGTGTATGCGAGGACATCATTTGCGACCGCATTTCTATGACGAAGACCTCAAATCATTCTAA
- a CDS encoding ATP-binding protein: MVEEFYGKISRSGSNLSDSLEDKLTGDFFGTLRYMDFCDGLQPILCGALRKSEKQQAESQAAIQLIENVNCTNIRDEEHIKFWPKHDLGELDVLLEFDNCYIGIEVKFQSGLSSDDQLIREANILCDLPKDKKKILLFIAKHESCISVYRKYRKDISKQGVHFVFASWEDILQSMKDILHGGKGSKYTFGQKLMICDLVRLLTRKGFEPFLSMTNGISDRPDQSIEKKGYFMLNHKDYTKNYKDAAFVVFMTYRNVDKLLKAIHSKSQECGYTFIKRYEETYAGIVDDLWLTFSKEANSGSGDTSLYAVNIFLTNANEEHPSNPTFSVLRYVSSNAVSKNLTRKDLVEALDDTANTERNTRDIGVDGMTMTLHQRDINDSEKHAGLRGCYYVDLPLMSISKDDIRRVFHMFDELSKQSDIAYSQQATKEE; the protein is encoded by the coding sequence ATGGTCGAGGAATTTTATGGAAAAATCAGCCGATCGGGCTCGAACCTATCCGACAGTTTGGAGGATAAACTGACCGGAGATTTTTTCGGTACATTAAGGTACATGGATTTTTGTGATGGATTGCAGCCCATACTATGCGGGGCATTACGCAAATCGGAGAAGCAGCAGGCTGAATCACAGGCTGCAATTCAGCTCATAGAAAACGTGAATTGCACAAATATCAGAGATGAGGAGCATATCAAATTCTGGCCGAAACACGATCTGGGGGAATTGGATGTTTTGTTGGAATTTGACAATTGCTATATTGGCATTGAGGTAAAGTTTCAGAGCGGACTGTCCTCAGACGATCAGCTCATTCGCGAAGCAAACATTTTGTGCGATTTGCCCAAAGATAAAAAGAAAATCCTGCTGTTCATTGCGAAGCATGAATCATGCATATCGGTTTACCGTAAATATAGGAAGGATATAAGCAAGCAAGGAGTCCATTTCGTTTTTGCGAGTTGGGAAGATATATTGCAATCGATGAAGGACATTTTACATGGGGGGAAAGGAAGCAAATATACCTTTGGGCAGAAATTGATGATATGTGATTTGGTAAGATTATTGACAAGAAAGGGGTTCGAACCCTTTTTGTCTATGACAAACGGCATTTCAGATAGACCAGATCAGTCAATAGAAAAGAAGGGATACTTTATGCTGAATCATAAGGATTATACAAAGAACTATAAGGATGCCGCCTTTGTGGTTTTTATGACATACAGAAATGTAGATAAATTGCTCAAGGCTATACATTCTAAATCCCAGGAATGCGGATATACGTTTATCAAGAGGTATGAAGAGACGTACGCCGGTATTGTGGATGATCTTTGGCTGACGTTTAGCAAAGAAGCAAATTCCGGTAGCGGGGACACGTCGTTGTATGCAGTGAATATCTTTTTGACGAACGCAAATGAAGAACATCCGTCGAATCCAACTTTCAGCGTTTTGAGATATGTTTCGTCAAATGCTGTTTCAAAAAATCTCACTAGGAAAGACTTAGTAGAGGCACTTGATGACACTGCGAATACAGAAAGGAATACTCGCGATATCGGTGTGGATGGAATGACTATGACGTTACATCAAAGAGATATCAATGACTCGGAAAAACACGCTGGCTTGCGGGGTTGTTATTATGTAGATTTACCCTTGATGAGCATTTCAAAGGATGACATTCGACGAGTTTTCCATATGTTTGATGAACTGTCGAAGCAGTCTGACATAGCGTATTCGCAGCAAGCGACGAAGGAAGAATAG
- a CDS encoding WYL domain-containing protein, with translation MYPYGRQDKKLLNMLILEILEQYTDSDHRLTQLEIVDLLEKNYGIRCTRQTVKNNLMLLKDMGYEISLQGGVCLTSRQFEDAELRMLIDSVLFSRTLSGAQAERLIEKLVGLGNKYFHAKVKHVSHLPKLIHSDNKQVLLNLDVLNDAIEQGRKVSFIYNSYGKDFKLHPKREEPYIVSPYQMVANQGRYYLLGNYDKYNNISHYRLDCMTKVKMLEDKAKPKKQVEDFAQGYSLPKHMAEHIYMFSGPSVQVKMRVWDQMMGQLIDWFGKDFRIVQEDADELIVSVACNEKAMKYWALQYGKYAEILEPKSLRDKIRKVVRDMGKKYLSGEME, from the coding sequence ATGTATCCCTATGGACGGCAGGACAAGAAGCTCCTGAACATGCTGATCCTGGAGATTTTGGAGCAGTATACGGACAGCGACCACCGCTTGACGCAGCTGGAAATCGTGGATCTGCTGGAAAAAAACTATGGTATTCGATGCACTCGGCAGACGGTCAAGAACAATCTTATGCTCCTTAAGGATATGGGGTATGAGATTTCCCTGCAAGGCGGCGTCTGCCTTACGTCGCGCCAGTTTGAGGATGCGGAACTGAGGATGCTGATCGACAGCGTCCTCTTCTCCCGCACGCTTTCCGGCGCACAGGCCGAACGGCTGATTGAGAAGCTGGTAGGGCTTGGAAACAAATACTTCCATGCCAAAGTGAAGCACGTTTCCCATCTGCCGAAACTCATACACTCGGACAACAAGCAAGTCCTGCTGAATTTGGATGTGCTGAACGATGCCATTGAGCAGGGGCGGAAAGTCAGCTTCATTTATAACAGCTATGGCAAGGACTTCAAGCTGCACCCCAAGCGGGAAGAACCGTACATCGTAAGTCCGTATCAGATGGTGGCAAATCAAGGCAGATATTATTTGCTTGGCAATTATGATAAATACAATAATATTTCCCATTATCGCCTGGATTGCATGACGAAAGTAAAAATGCTTGAGGACAAGGCCAAGCCGAAGAAGCAGGTGGAGGACTTTGCCCAAGGCTACAGTTTGCCCAAGCACATGGCAGAGCACATCTATATGTTCAGCGGTCCGAGCGTGCAGGTGAAGATGCGCGTCTGGGATCAAATGATGGGCCAGCTGATCGACTGGTTCGGAAAGGATTTCCGCATTGTGCAGGAGGATGCGGATGAACTCATCGTTTCCGTTGCCTGCAACGAAAAGGCGATGAAATATTGGGCGTTGCAGTATGGAAAATATGCGGAGATCTTAGAGCCGAAAAGCCTGCGGGATAAGATTCGTAAGGTGGTAAGGGATATGGGAAAGAAGTATCTGTCAGGTGAGATGGAATAA
- a CDS encoding sensor histidine kinase, with the protein MLKLRDISLKKRILMTNFLMIALPVGFLLVLGGLLFAGLKTTGTIREAELALLWQDKREALSIQLAVSSLKAKADRGKKVSEMEADCRALERWGIDSLIAKNGEIVYASPGADPQELLQDVQILADGSRSFLRWDERGLALLYRAEKTRTVIIARGLIPFHARAPKEEDSLHDVWEILAYIFLAAMAIVITALGRYLARLLSEQILSPLEKLKTSAEEIRRGNLDASPAIDSADEIGAVGRSFDFMRQALKEEKARREKYDENRKELIAGISHDLATPLTAIKGYASGILDGIAKSPEKERRYIEQIHESACLMENMVENLFLFSKLDLKKIPFHLESVALADYLADFARDRSDLFAVRGLALSFSSDGKPCRAAIDRTQFPRVLENFLENSIKYRREYVPAALHIHVEEAEETVRLSFTDNGQGVPEEALGKLFDTFYRTDRARTDTSKGSGLGLAIAREIICACHGTIHAEANPAGGLILKITLPRQKETTEERRGDA; encoded by the coding sequence ATGCTCAAACTCCGAGACATTTCCCTCAAAAAGCGCATCCTCATGACCAACTTCCTGATGATCGCGCTTCCCGTCGGCTTCCTGCTCGTACTCGGCGGCTTGCTCTTCGCGGGGCTCAAGACGACAGGCACGATCCGCGAAGCGGAGCTTGCGCTCCTGTGGCAGGACAAGCGCGAGGCTCTGTCCATACAGCTCGCCGTCAGCTCCCTCAAGGCGAAGGCAGATCGCGGCAAGAAGGTCAGCGAGATGGAGGCGGACTGCCGCGCACTTGAGCGATGGGGGATCGATAGCCTCATCGCGAAGAACGGCGAGATCGTCTACGCCTCGCCCGGAGCCGACCCGCAGGAACTCCTGCAGGACGTCCAAATTCTCGCCGACGGCTCTCGCTCCTTCCTGCGTTGGGATGAGCGCGGTCTCGCACTCCTCTATCGCGCCGAGAAAACGCGTACCGTCATCATCGCGCGCGGCCTCATCCCGTTCCACGCTCGTGCACCAAAGGAAGAAGATTCGCTGCACGATGTATGGGAAATCCTCGCCTACATCTTCCTCGCGGCCATGGCCATCGTCATCACTGCGCTCGGCCGCTATCTCGCACGCCTGCTCTCCGAGCAGATCCTCTCGCCCTTGGAAAAGCTTAAGACCTCCGCCGAGGAAATTCGCCGCGGCAACCTTGACGCCTCCCCCGCCATCGATTCGGCGGACGAGATCGGCGCGGTCGGCCGCTCCTTCGACTTCATGCGGCAGGCGCTCAAAGAGGAAAAGGCGCGGCGCGAAAAGTATGACGAGAACCGCAAGGAACTCATCGCGGGCATCTCGCACGATCTCGCGACGCCCCTGACCGCCATCAAGGGCTACGCGAGCGGCATCCTCGACGGCATCGCCAAGAGTCCGGAGAAGGAACGCCGCTACATCGAGCAAATTCACGAAAGCGCCTGTCTGATGGAAAACATGGTCGAGAACCTCTTTCTCTTCTCGAAGCTCGATCTCAAGAAGATTCCCTTCCATCTGGAAAGCGTCGCCCTCGCTGACTACCTCGCCGACTTTGCAAGAGATCGAAGCGACCTGTTCGCCGTGCGCGGCCTCGCGCTTTCCTTTTCTTCTGACGGCAAGCCGTGCCGCGCCGCCATCGACCGCACGCAGTTCCCGCGCGTTCTTGAAAACTTCCTCGAAAACAGCATCAAGTACCGCCGCGAATACGTGCCCGCCGCGCTTCACATCCACGTCGAAGAAGCGGAAGAAACCGTCCGCCTGAGCTTCACCGACAACGGGCAGGGCGTGCCGGAAGAAGCCTTAGGCAAGCTCTTCGACACCTTCTACCGCACCGACCGCGCACGCACTGACACGAGCAAGGGCAGCGGCTTGGGTCTGGCCATCGCGCGTGAGATCATCTGCGCCTGCCACGGCACGATACATGCTGAGGCAAATCCTGCAGGCGGACTCATCCTCAAGATCACCCTGCCGCGACAAAAAGAAACGACTGAAGAAAGAAGGGGCGACGCATGA
- a CDS encoding response regulator transcription factor, with protein sequence MKRILIIEDDKAIAELERDYLEANDFSVEIISDGKNGEEKALAEDFDLILLDLMLPSADGFAVCRAIRQKKDTPILMVSARQEEIDKVRGLGLGADDYIVKPFSPNELTARVKAHIARYERLTQKTVQKSDSIFTGGLEICPEARRVFTDGKEVSLTRREFDLLLFFAENPGIAFSKDKLFDRIWGMDALGDTATVMVHINRIREKIEPNPATPVYIETVWGVGYRFQGGGHKG encoded by the coding sequence ATGAAACGCATCCTGATCATTGAGGACGACAAAGCGATTGCAGAGCTTGAGCGCGACTACCTCGAAGCCAACGACTTTTCCGTGGAAATTATCTCCGACGGCAAAAATGGCGAAGAAAAGGCTCTCGCCGAAGACTTCGACCTCATCCTGCTCGACCTCATGCTGCCAAGTGCGGACGGCTTCGCCGTCTGCCGCGCCATCCGCCAGAAAAAAGACACGCCGATCCTCATGGTCTCGGCACGTCAGGAGGAAATCGACAAGGTTCGCGGCCTCGGCCTCGGCGCCGACGACTACATCGTCAAGCCCTTCAGCCCCAATGAACTCACGGCTCGCGTCAAGGCGCATATCGCACGCTACGAGCGCCTCACGCAAAAGACGGTACAGAAATCGGACAGCATCTTCACCGGCGGACTCGAAATCTGCCCCGAAGCGCGCCGCGTCTTCACAGACGGCAAGGAAGTCTCTCTCACGCGCCGCGAATTCGATCTCCTGCTCTTCTTCGCGGAGAATCCCGGCATTGCTTTCAGCAAAGACAAGCTCTTCGACCGCATCTGGGGCATGGACGCCCTCGGCGACACGGCGACCGTCATGGTTCACATCAACCGCATCCGCGAAAAGATCGAACCGAACCCCGCCACGCCCGTCTATATCGAAACCGTCTGGGGCGTCGGCTACCGATTTCAGGGCGGCGGGCACAAAGGTTAA